The Etheostoma cragini isolate CJK2018 chromosome 15, CSU_Ecrag_1.0, whole genome shotgun sequence genome window below encodes:
- the nupr1b gene encoding nuclear protein 1b → MSHVDVKNLKPSTFEDEHYDQYDYYNLSDKYTEGSARKGRTKKEASDNTNRHNPSGHERKIVEKLQNTEKKAKE, encoded by the exons ATGAGTCACGTAGACGTGAAAAACCTGAAGCCTTCCACCTTTGAAGACGAGCACTACGACCAATATGACTACTATAACCTGAGCGATAAGTACACAG AGGGCTCGGCCCGGAAAGGCAGGACGAAGAAGGAGGCCAGTGACAACACCAACAGACACAACCCTTCCGGACACGAGCGCAAGATCGTGGAGAAGCTCCAGAACACGGAGAAGAAAGCCAAGGAGTGA